One genomic window of Anas acuta chromosome 14, bAnaAcu1.1, whole genome shotgun sequence includes the following:
- the LOC137864543 gene encoding protocadherin alpha-2-like encodes MHAEESIQARSKQESKQEREWRRSKGGERRESKLARLEASQCARSCLGLCWGGCRRRVRGVSREWRGCPVPRGGVGVAVVLSAAGASEASEHTVSLQAQERRGSGGRAAPPRGGGKGGCARGGSGAGRAGERRRRRWEPCGARAAAAAMVVCVRAVVRVLVLQAAWALGGGQVRYSVPEEAKGGTVVGRLAQDLGLEAGEAEARRLRLVAQGRRASVEVSGASGALVVSSRLDREELCGKSAPCALRLEVLLERPLRVFHVEVEVTDINDNAPLFPAALVNLSLSENSLPDSRFPLEGASDADIGANAQLSYTLSPSEHFGIEEENSDLRSKSLFLVLRKGLDRESLAEHRLVLTAIDGGRPALTGTAELVVSVLDVNDNAPKFNQSVYNARLSEDASEGTLVARVCATDPDEGINQEMMYKIANSNPSSASGIFSIDAKSGEIRLTGSMDFEKVSLYELHVKAQDKGTPPLSGHCKVVVEVLDVNDNAPEVWVTSLSVPVPEDASVGTVVALLSVSDRDSGANGRVRCAVWPPAPFGLVATFAGSYSLVLREALDRERVSEYEVEVRAEDGGAPPLRASRGLRVPVSDVNDNAPAFAQAVYTVLARENNAAGAELARLWARDPDEAGNGRVSYSVAEGGAGAGAGSGSGSGWRPASSYVSVDAESGRLWALRPLDYEELQVLQFEVRAVDAGEPPLCGNATVQLFVVDENDNAPALLPPAGGGPGPWAAGEASASAPGSLWAWAAWGAPAGQVVAKIRAVDADSGYNAWLRYELWEPRGKGPFRVGLYSGEVSTARALEEADGPRQRLLIVVRDHGEPSRSATATLSVSLVEGAEAALSAAAAAAGASSSGAGVRPAAGAEGGAAAAAAATNVWLVVAICAVSSLFLLAVVLYGASRWAPRAAVLAGPGPATLVCASEVGSWSYSQRQSRSLCVADGAGKSDLMVFSPNCPPPPGPAAENASAEKGPSLSPYSSGTVGCPFFFILFLLLLLCFPMIFRGTYVIETMWMWK; translated from the coding sequence atGCATGCAGAAGAAAGCATTCAAGCAAGAAGCAAgcaggaaagcaagcaagagagagaatggaggagaagcaaaggaggagagagacGGGAAAGCAAGCtagcaaggctggaagccagtCAGTGTGCGAGGAGCTGTCTcgggctgtgctggggtgggTGTCGGCGCCGTGTCCGTGGTGTGTCCCGCGAGTGGCGGGGGTGTCCTGTCCCGCGCGGCGGTGTCGGTGTCGCTGTCGTGCTGTCGGCGGCGGGCGCGAGTGAGGCGTCGGAGCACACGGTGTCGCTGCAGGCTCAGGAACGGCGCGGGAGCGGCGGGAGGGCGGCTCCGCCCCGGGGCGGCGGGAAGGGCGGCTGTGCGCGCGGGgggagcggcgcggggcgggcaggagagcggcggcggcggcgttgGGAGCCGTGCggggcgcgggcggcggcggcggccatgGTGGTGTGCGTGCGGGCCGTGGTgcgggtgctggtgctgcaggcgGCCTGGGCGCTGGGCGGCGGGCAGGTGCGCTACTCGGTGCCGGAGGAAGCCAAGGGCGGCACGGTGGTGGGGCGGCTGGCGCAGGACCTGGGCCTGGAGGCGGGCGAGGCGGAGGCGCGGCGGCTGCGGCTGGTGGCGCAGGGCCGGCGGGCGAGCGTGGAGGTGAGCGGGGCGAGCGGGGCGCTGGTGGTGAGCTCGCGGCTGGACCGGGAGGAGCTGTGCGGGAAGAGCGCGCCCTGCGCCCTGcgcctggaggtgctgctggagcgGCCGCTGCGCGTCTTCCACGTGGAGGTGGAGGTCACCGACATCAACGACAATGCGCCGCTCTTCCCCGCCGCTCTGGTAAACCTTAGTTTATCGGAAAACTCGCTTCCCGATTCCCGTTTCCCGCTGGAGGGCGCGTCGGATGCAGATATCGGAGCCAACGCGCAGCTCTCCTACACCCTCAGCCCCAGCGAGCACTTCGgaatagaggaagaaaatagtGACTTGCGCAGCAAATCCCTTTTTCTTGTATTGAGGAAAGGTCTGGACCGCGAATCATTGGCCGAGCACCGTCTGGTGCTGACGGCGATTGATGGGGGCAGGCCGGCATTGACGGGCACGGCGGAGCTGGTGGTGTCGGTGCTGGATGTGAACGACAACGCGCCAAAGTTCAACCAGTCAGTGTACAATGCGCGTTTGTCTGAAGACGCCTCAGAAGGGACACTTGTGGCGCGAGTGTGTGCCACCGACCCGGACGAAGGAATTAATCAGGAAATGATGTACAAGATCGCTAACTCTAATCCTTCATCTGCCTCTGGGATTTTTAGCATCGATGCAAAGAGCGGAGAAATCCGACTGACGGGTTCGATGGATTTTGAGAAAGTGTCTTTATATGAGCTACACGTGAAGGCGCAAGACAAAGGGACGCCCCCGCTGTCGGGTCACTgcaaggtggtggtggaggtgctGGACGTGAACGACAACGCGCCCGAGGTGTGGGTGACGTCGCTGTCGGTGCCGGTGCCCGAGGACGCGTCGGTGGGGACGGTGGTGGCGCTGCTGAGCGTGTCGGACCGGGACTCGGGGGCGAACGGGCGGGTGCGCTGCGCGGTGTGGCCGCCGGCGCCGTTCGGGCTGGTGGCGACGTTCGCGGGCTCGTACTCGCTGGTGCTGCGGGAGGCGCTGGACCGGGAGCGGGTGTCGGAGTACGAGGTGGAGGTGCGGGCGGAGGACGGCGGGGCGCCGCCGCTGCGCGCCAGCCGCGGGCTGCGGGTGCCGGTGTCGGACGTGAACGACAACGCGCCGGCGTTCGCGCAGGCCGTGTACACGGTGCTGGCGCGGGAGAACAACGCGGCGGGCGCGGAGCTGGCGCGGCTGTGGGCGCGGGATCCGGACGAGGCGGGCAACGGGCGCGTGAGCTACTCGGTGGCGGAGGGCGGCGCGGGCGCGGGCGcggggtcggggtcggggtcggggtGGCGTCCGGCGTCGAGCTACGTGTCGGTGGACGCGGAGAGCGGGCGTCTGTGGGCGCTGCGGCCCCTGGACTacgaggagctgcaggtgctgcagttCGAGGTGCGTGCGGTGGACGCGGGCGAGCCGCCGCTGTGCGGCAACGCCACGGTGCAGCTGTTCGTGGTGGACGAGAACGACAACGCGCCGGCGCTGCTGCCGCCTGCCGGCGGCGGGCCGGGGCCCTGGGCTGCGGGCGAGGCGTCGGCGTCGGCGCCGGGGTCGCTGTGGGCGTGGGCGGCGTGGGGGGCGCCGGCGGGGCAGGTGGTGGCGAAGATCCGCGCGGTGGACGCGGACTCGGGCTACAACGCGTGGCTGCGCTACGAGCTGTGGGAGCCGCGGGGCAAGGGCCCGTTCCGCGTGGGGCTGTACAGCGGCGAGGTGAGCACGGCGCGGGCGCTGGAGGAGGCGGACGGCCCGCGGCAGAGGCTGCTGATCGTGGTGCGGGACCACGGGGAGCCGTCGCGCTCGGCCACGGCCACGCTGAGCGTGTCGCTGGTGGAGGGCGCCGAGGCGGCGCtgtcggcggcggcggcggcggcgggggcgtcGTCGTCGGGGGCGGGTGTgcggccggcggcgggcgcggagggcggcgcggcggcggcggcggcggcgacgAACGTGTGGCTGGTGGTGGCCATCTGCGCGGTGTCGAGCCTGTTCCTGCTGGCGGTGGTGCTGTACGGGGCGTCGCGCTGGGCGCCGCGGGCGGCCGTGCTGGCGGGGCCCGGGCCGGCGACGCTGGTGTGCGCCAGCGAGGTGGGCAGCTGGTCGTACTCGCAGCGCCAGAGCCGGAGCCTGTGCGTGGCGGACGGCGCGGGCAAGAGCGACCTGATGGTTTTCAGCCCCAactgcccgccgccgcccggccccgcggcagAAAACGCTTCTGCCGAGAAGGGACCTTCGCTCTCCCCATACTCCTCAGGCACGGTAGGTTGccccttctttttcattttatttctacttcTTCTGTTATGTTTTCCGATGATATTTCGCGGTACGTATGTCATTGAAACGATGTGGATGTGGAAGTAA